GTACGTGCTAAAGAAGGTTGCTGTCTCTCTCTTTGGTTATGTTGTTAGCTGTGAGAGCATTGATCTGAGTGACAGCAAGGCACACACAGTAGTAATTTGCCTTCTAAACTAGAAAACTAGCTTATTAAGACTGTTGCACCTGCATACTGTTTTCCTGAAAATTCAGAACTGATTCAGCACATTCAGTAAACAGGCCAGGTTTCCCCCTAGTTACTCCACCAAAGAGCTGTAACAGAGGACAGAATATGGCTCAACTATAGCACTGAAAACAACACAAACAGGCTGTGTGAAACTCTACAAATTTCTCAAGCGTACTGCAGTCCTTACAGGCAAATAAACTCTCCCTTGTTTCAGGATTTGTGCGCCTCTTATAAAATCTTAGCTCTTGTACAGTTGCAGACTTGAGTACTAATAAGGAAGTCCGAAGTCCATACGACTGTGCAAATCTTTGTTCATTGTGGATATTGATGTTCAAGTAGCCTTAAACCTGccaaaagaaaactaaagatACTCAGATATTCATATATGCTTTAAAGATATCGAGTACTGCATGGGCTGGTCTTCAGCTCAAAGGTCTCTGTAGAAATAGCTGCTATCTTCACATCAAGGAAATAAAGTGTTGTGAATTGTGAAAATATGCAGAACTCATCATGCATTATTACCAACTAGGTAATACACATATTACTGACATGACAGAGGTATGGGAATGAACATTAACAGCTCTCTAGGCATGCTGCTCAAATACAAACCCCCCCAAATTTCTGAATACAAAGCAAGATCCACTCCTGCAGACTCCTTCAAATTATGCACGCACCTGTATAAAAGCTTTTGGATGACAGCATTACACATTTAATAATAGACTGATAGCAAAGTCCAAGGTATCAGCCTGAGAAATTAGAGAAGCTCTAAAGCAAAAATCAACTTCACTTGAAGGTGTTACATAGCAATAGAATTAGAATTCCAAgtgctttctttttgccttcaaaACATATCTTCTATAGcctgtaaacaaacaaaatctattACTTTCTATTATTGACTTTCCCTGAAATTAAACTACATCCTAAATGTCATTATTGATTACAAAATTTTCTCTCCGGTTGAAGCATAAGCATACATTAGGCTTAAATGCACTCTGAAgggccaggaaggaaaaaaaaaaaaaaaaaaacttacgtgttatttaatttaaaaagttctaACTTCCAGGCTTGAAGAAATCCTGTAAATGATGCAAAGAGCTACAAATCAAGCCCCTCATTGCCATTTTATGAAAACATTagctaaaaatgtctttttaaattacAAGTTTTAAAGTCCAGTGTTCCACAGGAGAAAATTCCCCTCATTATTTTTTATAgcccaagaggaaaaaagtagtaatttggatttaaaaaggaaacaagtaAATCACAAATGATATAAGGCTTACCAATCATTCGTTCatagaaagcagaaaagtttgctagacagtgaaagaaattagaagaaaatgtttctgagcTTACTTTTATTTAGATAACGGTAACTTCCCTAGGTTTTCTTTTCACGCTCTCTAGTCGCGTCAGAGGGCGGAAGCTTGTTGACTTCTTGTTTCCTTCTGTAGTATTTAATCGACAGTCTTTCTGCAGGCCTTTCAGAAGCTCCATTAATTCCCGCTTTTCTAGCTCTGCCTGCTCCAGCTCTTGACGATGCTGTCTCTCTGCAGCCATCAAAGACCGTACATCTGACATCATTCGTGACATCTGACtctgaaaagcaaatagaaactactgcaagaaacaaaatcaaattctTTTCTAGTGATGGTGGTATGAAGGTGAAATGGCCACGCATGTAGGGCAATGGATTCTAAAGAACAGACAGTACTGAAATTATCTAGTATGTTTTCTGATAGCAGAACAAACGTAAACAAGGTGAGACATGATCCAGCATTCACCTTCTGAGATAGTCTTATTTCAAAGATTCCAATACAGTCTTCCCAAGAGGTACAAAAAATTCCCTATGACTTGTAATACTGGACACTAGATTTACTTGGTTGCTgcttaaatttcatattttaagatcTCAACCAAAGTAAGGTTTTGGTTATGTTCAGATATATTCTTCAAGGATTTAAAGCCAaatcttgaaagaagaaaaatgtaacataTAGAATATCTCAAGTGTTCTGgactttaaaaatcattatttattttGTGATATAATAAGAAGTGGATACATGAAAAAATAACCAAATAACAAGCAAGGgttattttaaatttactgtGCAAGTCTCCAACACTTTCACCACAATTGAACCATACTGTAAATAACATTGTCTACAGTAGGGCTTTTGTGTCAGTATTGGATTAAGCCACTCTGGATAGAAATCCAGCTTCTGTTTTAGTGCTAACTACATCCAGTTTGTGAAAAAAGCTCTATGTTTAGGCACAGAAAATGCGTTTCAGACTGATTTACTGACATGTTATGTGTACATAGAACGATGTTGTCCAGGCTAGTTCCAAATGAATTTGAAGAAGATAAACTGCACTAGTGCAGCGCTCAGCCTGCTTCTCAACAGAACTCATCAGCCTAGGCATTGTGCTCACAGCTGTTTTGTTTCCCATAGTTAGTAAAACTCTCATCTCTATGAAATTCTACATttacaaaatgtaaaaagaaatgcaagcttctttgcatagggaaaaaaaaccccagacttttattggaagagcaaaaaaaaaaaaaactattaggaggaaaaaaaaaagagaaaagaaaatgatcatATTTACCTTTAGTTCTTcaatttcattttgcagaataCTCTCTTTCTGGACCATATGTCTTCTCTGGGAATCTAATCTTGACTCCATCTCATGCTTTGCTTCCTCTACTCTGCAGATCATTTCTGACCTAAAAAAAGgttatttctccttttaaatctTGTAAATATGGCAAAAATAAATTCTCAAATTGCAGAAAGACTTCTTGCAGCCAAACAGCCTGAAGCAATTCCCATCATACTCTACAAGACACCTCTCATTCTTGCAGCTCATCATGCAATATTCAGTGTTGTTCTTTTTCCTGGACAGAATGcccagatcaaaaaaaaaaatactagcatCAAAAAAGAGGGTTTGGTGCCCAAATGCAACAACAATGGATAACATATATAAGGGACAATCCCATcatatttcgggggggggggggaaaggaaaactaGGAGCACGAGATCATGAATGTTGAGCTTTAAACGATTTATTACCTTTTGCCTATAGTATACACTTGGTTAATACTCAGCAGAAGTAGCCAAGATAAAAACTGTGAATACTATAGTATCTGTAAGCGTGTAATCTTGTCACTTTTATGGTGGACATTAAATAATAGGATACACTAAACTATTATAACCTAATTATTCATTCACAAATTCACAGCCAAAAAGTAGCTGTTAATACATTAACCTTTTGAGTTTAGAAAAAAGGCAAGCTAGCATCCTTACTAGCAGAATTCCTTTGTGTcccaatgcttttttaaaaaaaaaaaaaaaaaaaaagatttgagcctGACTTGACGGCAACGTTCAAGAGCACAGGACTTGGAGAGCAAgttaaaagacagaaacaagaagaaacatggaaaaaacagTCCAACTGGAACATTATGGAAAGGGAAAGCTAAAGTAACATAtataagaagaaagagaagaggttgTAAAGAACTGATGTATTCACTGACTGCTACGAACCTGCTATGGTTTTAATCAAAATGTAAAACTAGATTCTCAGAGGGAGATTTTAGGAGAGCGAGACTATAAACTGGAGAGAAAGATTCTCTATCAGTCAGTATCTGCCTGTAACTTCCAAAATGATTAGAGATTTTTGtcctcaagatttaaaaaaaaatatataaaatgtaattattaaatAATGTGACTCTGCCTCCATTGCaggcaaagggaaaaattaagttttttttttttaagcttcagttTAGTTCCTGGTAGGTATTTTCTCATTTGATGCTGTCAGTTCACAATTTTGTTCAATAGCAACCAATGGTATGACTTGTAATGATTTGgacaaaaaacaacagcaaaaaagaaaaaatagtgagTTTAAAGACTGCACCAACATATAAAAATACTCTGATTAAATGATTATTTAACAGATACCAGAATCCAGTGCTAGTATTTGAAATGCTCTATGCAGTTACTTTAGGCCCAGACTAATACAAACATCAAAGAAACAGAAGAGCTGTACCGAAGTAGTTCTAGCTCAGTTCTTAGCTCTGCTACACAATTATGCTGTGTGTCTTCTGCACTGAGAATGGTGTAACCACAACCATTGGGGCATTCACGGCTCCGATATTCACACACTGCCAAATGACCATCTAAGTTACGTCGTTCAATCTGAACTGTACAGCCTGAAAAAAGAACAGTAAGATAAGCCAGCCATTAacaacaaaagcattttaattaattCCAAACAAAAACACTCAAGCAAGCAAGCCACAATACCCTGAGCTAAGCAACTGTTAATTAAAAGTCTTTTCTTTAGAATATGGAATGAGATCATTATAATACACATACTAGTAATAGTACAGACTCTAAGAGTCTTATCAATGGTAGGTATTTTCTGTAAACTATTCTGTCACTAGTCTAGTATGAGTGCAACTTCAGTAATGACAACACTGACTGATGTCAAGCTGAGACTATAGCAGCTTGCCTGCTCTTCTACCACAGACTGCAGTGACTTGacttgaaaaggaaggaaaatgtgtaAAAAACTCAAAAATAGAGAAAAGGTGCAAGGATGCATAGTAAATTAGTGGGTGAGCTGGAATGGAACCTTGTTTTCCTGACCATTGGTCTTGGGTATAACATACTAGACCACATAAATAGTCAAGAACATTTATTTATGAACCTACAAAACCAGTTGCAAAAATAGAACCATTTACACAAAAATTCTAGGATACAAACTTTACAAATCCGtagtaactgaaaataaaatgtagagaACCAAAAAAGAATATCACATAAATTATCATCATGTTTAATACTCTAAACTTTGACGTTTGTAGTCTTACTTTTAATCTTTGAGACCATGTTTGCTGTAGCATATATTTTTAGCTTGCATTTCATTTAAAgataaaagagagaagaaaaccgaAAGAAACAATGGCACCATGAAACTTGTCAACAAACTATTCCAGAAAATTACAAAAGACAACTCTCTAATGGAGATTTACTAATAAATATCGTGATACATAATTGAGGTACTTTGCAATATACTCTGATGTACTTTTGAGAAAGACTTCAAGAGACTTGAGAATCCTCAAGCCCCAGAATATGATACATCAGAGCTAGTGTGTGGTAACTGTAAGTGCTACTGATCTGTTTCAGTAGAAAGCAAAACTGGATAATTTAAAGCGTCTACAATAGTCGCTTACTGCTGAGAGAAACGTTAACTTCCCATAGAGCAATACTAGCACCTTAATCTTCTCGTTATTAATTTCAATGGCAGACTTATGCCCTTTGTATCATTTGTTAGAAATTAAATCTGCCTAGTAACATAACCTTTTGAATAAAGCTGAATGGAAAACTTCAACAGTAGGTTTCTTCCTCAGGAAATGCAGGTTCGTTTAAAATAAAGACATGAACGTATCAATTCTGACAAGACTTCAGTTCAAAAAAATTGTCACGCACAAGATTAGTTTTTCCTAAAACTGAGAGAAAGTGAGTGACCACACATGAAGGGTACACACCCAGGCAACTGGCTGTTTTATAAACAATGACCTATAAGCATGTGACTTCTGTAGATACTATTATATTGATTCAGTCATGACAATAAACAGTCAAAACTGAAAGACATTCAAAACttgacaaaaagcaaaacaaacgaATTACTACATTTTGACAAATTTGAAGTTGATCTTTCTGATTCAATTTAGTTAGTTTTTGGATAAGAAATTGTTGCTTACGAACAGGATTGCCACAAATTAGGAATAAAGTTCGCAGAAAGACTGCTGCAAGGAGTACTACCACTGTGACTTTCTGTTTAGCTCTTTTTGTATGTTTGCTGAACAGCAGCACTCATGCATCAGAGATCATGTTCGTACAGAGATGCACGAGGAGTAGAACCTACTTGTTTCTgccaaaagaatattttcttggcTCGTTTTGGTCTAGCATTCAAAAGATCAACATGCAGAGTTAAACCTAGAAGCAAATGAACGGCCGTTTTCCCCGTTCTGTTTGACAAAAGGTGACAAATACATGTTCTCTGAATAAAGACGATTCAACTTCTTTGAACGGTACTCACCAGCATTGGAGCAAAGTATCTGACTGTATTCACATTCCCTTTCATGCCTGTCTATAGACTCTAGAGAGCAAACCATTTCACAGCCATACTCTCTGTTCTTGCAATGTAGCTGAAGACGGTTTAAATCATTCTTCATATATCTatgtgcaaaaaataaataaatatataaaaaatcttGGATGGAAAAtacattactgaaaaaaatctgtattttccacTTTTGGGAACAGAAAGTAGAATTGTATTTTTCCATGAGGAAAACTCATGAATAATctatctacaatttttttttagcattcaaATGACCATACTGGAAGAAAACATGGAAGATCATATTGACTTAAAAGAGAGAAGCAATGTTAACAGAAAAGCCAGTCTCCAAAATTAACCACGCAAATAAATTTCCGAATAAAGTTTTAACTGTATCCTTTAACTAGCTCAGCACATATTAACAATAATAAACACTTGGGCTACAGATTAAGCCATTCACCATTTAAGTTTTGTGTTTCCAAGCATGCCAAACTAAACTGAGTACAATAAGCACAGACAAAATAAATTATAAGCTAAACTTTGGGACTTTGTCCACATTATATTTCAACTTTCCGTATAATATAATCTCACTACTGATAAAAATAATGGGAATACCAACAGAGTTAAAACTCTATGCAATAAGAATTAAATTAAGCATAACATAATTTGTTAATTTGTTTGAGCAAGATTAGAAAACACAAGGGCTAAAGACCCAGCAGTGTCTCCTGATAAAACTCTGTGTGCTGGCAATAGCAGGAATTGCagaaaacaaactcaaaaaaacAGCCTGCTTTGTGTGACAAGGACCAAGACACATACTCCTATGGCTAAAGACCTTCTAAGAACAGGGATTTGAAAGCAAGAAGTCTTATTCATGTCTGCACGAACTATTCGTTACAAACTGTAAAGATATTGTTGCATGGCTGGGCAGAAAACCTAAAATCACAGCGTTTAGTGACTGTTGCTGTCAATTGCTGCATTGCCTGTTTTCTGTAAAAGAGTATTCAAAAGCATTTTCGTGCTGTAAAAGAGATTCAGAATAACATCCAGAGAGATATCTACAATCAACACTCACAGTACAAAAAGGTGGAGAACAAACTAAGTGTTCTATTCATTTTGAAATCTGCAACACCTCAAAAGTTAGAGTAAATAGAAAATGTTAACGTTCTGATCCAAATGATCGGTTTTTGCTATAGGCATACTGAGTAAGGATAATCTGAGCGACagaaaatgggaagaaaggaaGCTCTGCAGGCAAAGTTGGGAAATCCTATACTTATACCATTTCAACACAGAATGATTGTTGTATACCTGTAGAGAGGTCGTAGCAAAGATACATCAAGCGTTTGTCTGTCTTCAGGGCAGTTACTGTGATGAATAAGCCATCCATGTATACAAGCAGTACAGAAAGCGTGCTCACAAGGAGCTTGTAATGGATCTTCTAACACATCTCGGCAGATGGAACACAGAAGTCCTTCGTTAACGTAGCCAACAAAACGCTCAATATCATAACCCATGCTTTCCACACACTTTCAACCTATTAAAACAACATACAGAGAAAAAGTATTTGTCCTGAATCCACAGGGTTAGATCCACAAAAGGGCTGGAAGCTGTTTGAGAAATATGGAGAACTTAAGCTGCATGCAGAACTTAATTGGTGAGAATGCAAACACTTATATATTTTGGAGACTTCAATACCTAAGGGAGAATTTGAGGATTGTACTGATAGACTTCAGCATCCTAGTTTTATATCAAGATTCTCTGAATTCTGAAAGCAAAGACATTAGCAGATCTTTGCTTGTTCTGGACTCTGCTACAGAACATGGTTCTCATAGCCATTGTGAAAACATACAGTTTCTGTTTACCTGAATTATACCTGAAGTACAAACATCAAAAAGTTCAAATGGaagtgcttgctttctcttttattgCCTTTTATATAAGGCCTAACAAACTTACAAAATTGTATCCTTATGGATAACAGCTGTGGTACTTCCAGCCAGCAGATTTTGTATTTATGTTGCTTtcatactaggaaaaaaaaaaaaaaaagaccaaacccTAAGATTCGCTATTTGTTGTAGACTTCTATTCCAGAAGGAATAGCATAAAATCTCCATATGCCTAGAGAAGTACACGATCTCCAGGAAGTAAAAGAAGCCAGAACTGCATCTAACTTTGAAACATCTTCTCCTTCAGGGTCTGTTTTTATAAAACCGACTGCCTTTTAAACAGATTTGAAAGTTTTGTGAAGAACTAATAGGCAATCTGCCTTTATTAAAATCCTATCAGGAAAAACTTGCTAAAATTTGGAAAGACTCTACAGAACTCACTCAAAAGGAAAGTCTTTTAGCCTTTGCATTCCTCTTAAACATATAAGCTTACTTTTCCAACCCCACTGAGAATTACAGAacagattttcattatttatgcGGTTTTCTGAATAAAGCAAGAAATCCTACCTTTTTAGATTTAACTATATAAATACCTAGTTTGTCCAAACACTTCGGAAACAGTTTTCAGATCAGTAAGATAGTAGTACTTCCTTCCTTTGGTTTCTCTTCACTGTTTCATTATGTctatgagaaaattaaaaagaacaaggCTCAGCTGCGTCCAAGTTACTGAGTCCTATGTCTAACCAGCTAGCTGCTGAATAGTATGCTGTCTTAacagtccattaaaaaaaaagctttcagaagcaTGTCACTATAAAACCTACAACTGAACACAAGAGATTTgactaggaaaaggaaaaaaaaaaaatcaagagtgcTAATGTAGTGCTTTTAGGAAGTGTTTCAAGACAATGCATCTAGGCAATAAGTGAAATGTTTGTAAGACAAAGTTATAATCGCAAGCTGTTAgaataatagatttttaaagttatttctgccaaattctactttttaatgtattaatttatAGATAGAATTAAAAGGAAcagtttaaaatgattttaaaaagctagGAATAGATACATTTTGGCTTTAACTGGCATTAGATTAGTGCTGGTGAAAGCCCATATTAATCTTTTCACTATCACTAGTAATATATTTGAGACATAAAAAGGGTAAAACACAAAAAATCCACACAATTTTAAAGAGTGTTTCActttagaaaaacagaataaggacagtttttcctttccattttaattccattttattaTGATAATTCTTATTTCTGTACCTTAAAAGAAATCTCAAAGTCAGGACTTGAAACTGTTAACTTTTCATTACGAACAAAAAGTAACTGTGGGAATCTCAACAGAATTGAAATAAAGCACTGACACAGGTGCAATGAACTCCACAGCTAGATGAACCAAGAGATTAGAAACAGGTATCTATCCAGGttagagacagatttttttttcccccagagaatGAAACAGCTTTAGAGATTTCCAGGGccagaggccttttttttttttcttcttctcctttttgccAAACGAAAAAAACGTAGAACTTGGCAAACATTGTTCTCCACCCTACATTCCTCCTCCATAGCATACTTCCACACAGAagagtaggggggaaaaaaagaaaacaaaaaacaacccctaACAACAGAAATGAACCAGAACGCGTCTCAGTTTGAGCTGTCCAAGATTAAATGCAGAGATCAATGAAAACTTGAGGAATACAGTATTTTGAAACTTGCAGTAGTGTGCATATATGTTTAATATAAATGTCTGTAgtctttaaaaaattacattcctTGTAAAAATCTTGCTGATTTAGAGAATAGGGTAtccttttacagatgaggaaatcAGTTCATACAAAACTAACATGCCTTGGGTTATACAGAGCTAGTAAAAAGAACATCTTTCCCAAATCACTTAAGTCTTATCCCTTCGCCTCTCACCACCCTCCCCGCCAAAAAATCCCACACTATTTAACTTCCCAGAAAAACATAAGTTAGAGTCTTATACATTTAAAGTTCTGCTGTGCATAGTAAAAAAACAAGCCTGATAAATTTAACTCACAGCTTTAGTCTCTTTCCATTATTACTGATGCAGACACATATTACAAAACTAACACAAGGCTACCATTTGATTTTGAAGTCTTATATATTTGTCTGTAAGACTGAAGGCGACAAAActcaatattataaaaatataattattataataaaaatattgcaactaaaatctattaaaataatatttattaaaatgatgAAAGATTCTTACCTAACCCGGTTTTATTCAAACATGATATGCAGCACATCTTTAAAACAGAACTGTCACAGTCAAGTTCATAGTACTTACAAACAAGATAGCTCTGATTCTTAACACAGCTAAGGatgctcacttaaaaaaaaattaaaaggaaatcgCTGCTTAAATGCCCTATGTTGACCTCTAATAATTCTGAAATGGCTTTGAAAGAGAATTTGTACCATCTAGCCAGAGTTTTGATTTATTTATCTACGTTGCTTTCAATTTGAATTGGAACTTTCTGAGAACAATATGAATCCACAGGACTaatgttaaattttgttttcaagtgaCAAACTACATTAACAATTCCTCTTAAATGAGTACAACAGAAACCTGGAAATGAGAAGATCCTATGTTATGTGTCTGACTAGCAAAGCATATCTTCATGGATTACAAAAGGTGTTTGTGTTAGTGCGTTTGCTAAGATTAAAGTTAGTAAAATTTGTAATGGAAGTGTACAGAATACAAACAGGCATATGATTACCCAAATACAAGACTCATCATCTGCTACACAGTTTCCACATTGTCTTTTGTTTCTACTGGCATGCTGTAGTACAGCCAATTCCATGGCTTGCAGACATGCCTGAGCTAGCTTCAGATTAGCTGGGTGACCCACTAGCTGGGTGACCTAGTGACAGCACCGTCACAGCAGCATGGAGCGTAACCCATATGAACTCCTGACAAAGTCCCAAGTAGATTTCACAGCCTACATTTAGCTTTGCACTTCTGTGGCTACACTGCTATCAACAAAACAAGGTAACCAAGTTTACAGGTATCCTAGATATGTTATTCCTTTGGCTGCAGTATGGATATTCTATGTTTTAGAAGAGTGTGCtcaagaaaatactgtattatgAAGATGATAACCAATTCTTTTTCATacagttgttttctttcatgcttttatAGGTCTCATGCAAAGGCAGGAGTTTCAGGACTTTGCTAGTTCAGGGTGAACACAACAAGCACTGCCTTTGCACAAAGTTGTGGTTGTAAGGACAGGCCAGCAAGGAACACAATGCAAAGTTTAAAGAGTGGGGAACAACGCTAACTATTAGCAGCGGAATGTGAAGACAAGCACTAGCTCCCAATGCAATCATTGAAACATATAGCATGCTTTTGCTGGAGGACTGTTTACTGACGCATGTATGTTTTATCATTTGAATGGTGAGCCTAAAATTTTGATTTGGCTTAGTGAATCCCAGAGGATTCAGcttttagaatattttcagagAGATATAAGATTTTTAAACATAACTTAAACATACTTAAACATAACTTAACATAACAGTTTTGCTGTCCTAGAGTTTCTGTACTAATGGAACTGAGGAGGCTGTAAATTAT
This genomic interval from Struthio camelus isolate bStrCam1 chromosome 2, bStrCam1.hap1, whole genome shotgun sequence contains the following:
- the LOC104144812 gene encoding RING finger protein 151; translated protein: MGYDIERFVGYVNEGLLCSICRDVLEDPLQAPCEHAFCTACIHGWLIHHSNCPEDRQTLDVSLLRPLYRYMKNDLNRLQLHCKNREYGCEMVCSLESIDRHERECEYSQILCSNAGCTVQIERRNLDGHLAVCEYRSRECPNGCGYTILSAEDTQHNCVAELRTELELLRSEMICRVEEAKHEMESRLDSQRRHMVQKESILQNEIEELKSQMSRMMSDVRSLMAAERQHRQELEQAELEKRELMELLKGLQKDCRLNTTEGNKKSTSFRPLTRLESVKRKPREVTVI